The genomic window TGGGGGAGAAAAATGGCCAATCCACAATACAAAGTCAAGAGCTGCGGGTTAAATGGCGCTGAGTGCGAGTGACAAGAAAGGCAGCGAGTTGCCCTCCATGCGCGATAGGCGCGGAGTCACGCCACAGTAAGGTACAGTTCAACTTCAAGAGAGAAGtaaaggagagggagcacaGAGGGATGCCTtagaggggggagagcacGGCAATcctgaaagagagaagagagggtgggtaGTCAATGACCCATCGTGGCGTCCAGTGCGACGCACTAGTAAGACCACCTCTGTGATGAAGCGCAGAGGTCCACAAAGAAAAATAATGCACGGCAGCAGATGCCTGTGCGGCCCGCCGACGCAACCTGCAGGTCCTTCAGCTCTGCTCATCACGAGGCAAGCTGTACGAGCAGCATTCACAATAGCACGTGTGCGCTTCTTCCTGCAAAGGCAAATGGGAAAGAGGGAACAGGAGAAGCAACAGTATCCGCGACCGTACAGCCACGCACAGAAAAAATGGGCAAGGCGTagaaaagcgaaagagagtCAAAAAGAAGGACACGCATGCTTGGGAAACTGATCAGCCaggcgaggtggaggtgcgcaCAGAATGTGCAGACGCAGAGCAGCCAAGACCGCACGCAACTAAAGCTCCTCTTTATTTTCTGATCATCGAGTCCATTCCTCACCACGCAACACGAGTCAAACGCCACTCGACCTTTGTcctgccccaccccctcatCACGTCCAGCGAAGCACCGACTTAGTCATCTGAGCAGGACCTATGCCGCAAActctaccccctcccccccccccgccggaCACCCAGGTTGCCTCACAGACACGCCCATTATGCCGATCACCACCTGCGACATTCCTCAGGGGGGCTTGGGCTTCCCGCCAGGAAGCACTGAGGCCCGGGTGGGGTATGCTCGAGTCACGTTGACATGTTTCCTACAATAAGGATGGCACAAGTGTGCACACCGCTATGGGTCGCTCTgatgcagcgccatccagggcTTGAACACtaacatcagcagcgatacatcgctctgTCCTCTCCTACGTGGTAGGGGCTTCAGCCTGTCGCCGCCGGAAGTCGTTCGTCATTGGCGAGGATGAGGGCTACCTGGCTTcttcgcacacacgcacccacagaGTGGGTACTGGTCCCTGGATGCTACGCAGAGGCCTCTCCTTCGGCAAACACAACTGCAAagcgaagggggaaaaaaagcaACGACGACTGGGCAGTTCCGCAACTGCGTTCGTTTCAtaaaaacaacaacaacaacggaaAACCGAGGGAGATGGCGGCGAGCACAATCCGAAGAGGTCAACTGGCAGGCGACGAGAAAATAGGCTCACGGATCCGCTCCCAGCACTGGCCCTGCAAGCCAAGAAGCGCTTGCCCGTTCTGCACTCAAGTTTTACGCCTGCCTCTGCGCCACACACCACCTCGATAAACGCGGATACAGCGCGGTGTGCTGGATGTGTTTCTAGTTTACATTGGTGGCTGGCCATAGATGTAGTACggttgctgcggagctgcacCATAGTAGCCGCCTTGTGGTGGAATTTGCTGGTAGTACATTACCTGTGGTggaggctgcggcggcagatAGACGGcttgcagcagcggctgtggTGAAGGCGCCACCTGTGCCTGCAGCGGGATGCCCATCGCCGGCTCGCCGCACATCGTTTTCTCGACGGAGTCGAAGTCACCCGCAGATGCTGTCGTCTTCGTCTCTGTAGCAACCATCTCAGGATtcgtggctgcagcgccaaTATATTCTTCGATGGAGTGCACCATCGTACTGCTGGGCTGAGGGTCAGCGCCAAAGTCCACTGCCAGTACCTGCAGATGAAGCTCTGCCGAGGAGAGGTGCGTGCCTGTGAGGATGACCCACATGTCCTTCACTACGCGGCGTGTCAAGCCGTTCACAGAGAGCCTGTAGACCCCCATGAGGTCGTCTACAATGACGTTGTCGTTCCAAAGCTCAAACACCACCTGTGCGGAGTCATAATCGGCGATCTGGAACTTGACCACCTCATTCCAGGCTGGGTTGAGGCTGTTGTGGGCCACCTTTGTCTTGTACTTGACCTGCGTCTTTTTCCGGTCACCCATCACGACCTTCACGTACGGGTCGGGGACACCGGTCCGTTGGGTGTGGCCGATGTTGCGAGCACCGCAAACTCGCACCTCCAGGCGGCCCATGCTGCGgcactccccctctcttctggAGAGGCGGCTGAGCGAAGACGTGAAAGCAGTGGTGCGCCGAAAGAGCCGCGCAATGACGCAGCGATGTGTagggagaaggtggtgctgctcgcaCACTCGTTCCGCGCAGGGAAAATGAGTGATGGCCACTGTGTAACGGCGACAAGGGCGTTAGTGAAGGCGTTTTCACGTTTTAGATGTACTCGGTGGGCAGGGCGGAGACATAAAAAGGAGGATTTAACAGAGCGAGAAAGCGCGCGGACAaagtgggagagaaggagagcacCATCGCTGGTTCAGACGTGTGAGTCACTGTGGGGAGAgtaaaagggggaaagaggcacAGAACTGGAAAGCAGTCGCTTTACACTCGTGTACCTCTTCACTGGCCTACCTCATAGAggctgcccccccccccccaacggTGTCACCTTTTCCTCGTCGCTACACCTTTGCCGTAGTAGTGCCTTGTACGGGGTCCATCGGCAACGCTCGTATGTTTTCACATTgtaacaacaacaacgaagcGATACGTCAGGCCCCGCGTACGCGAAGAGGAACAACGCAGGCAACACGGCGACAAAATtaaaaggaaagaagaggaggcggaagcgAGACAGTGAGAGACGAAAAGGGGTCGAGTACGCCAGCGAGAACGTGCCCGCAGTACAGAATCCCACTCGACAAAAAACCATCGCCAGGCGCCCCGTATGAGGCGACCAGAAAAACatggagagaggcgaagatGAGTTCAAAGCGGTGTCTCCTGTGGGCGGCAAGAAACTGTGGAACACTTCAGTCTCACGAGTCACAAAGCAAAGTGGGCAATGTGGAGGAAGGAGCAGCAAACAAAatatacccacacacacacaccagaaAAGCAAGAGAAATGGAGTTATGAGTCCATCGCCGCATTTCTGCGCTCGGGCCCAGACAACTCTGTAGACCGAGAtggaagcgagagagaagcaggAATAAAATGCGTCCGTGGGACTCTTTAAAGCGTTCCTTCCGCTTCAGGAGTAGGGAGTCCGCTTCTCAGGCAAAGAGGTACGTGTTCTCCATTGATATCCGAAGTATTGCTCACATGTCTGGCGGGATGCCATAGGCCATCTGCGccggccgcggtggcggtggtggggaacCATAAATTTGGGGTGGCGAAGGCCCGCCAGGGtacggcagctgctgcggcggcagtggagcACCATACATCGGCTGCGGGGGCGACGGTGCACCATAGCCGTAGTTTGGCGGTGCCGGAGCAGCGCCGTAGGAGTATCCCtgtggctgcggtggtgtAGCGAAGTATGTGCACTGTCCATGCGGCATCGGTGCAACTGGGGCCCCGTACaccagcggctgcggtggcctTAGCGGAGCAACGGGGTACGACTGCAGTCCAACTCCCTGCGGTTGCGGCGAGAAGTTCTTCGGGGGACGGTATATCTGGCTCATCGGCGTTGTTATGTTGTCCTCCTCTAGCGATCTGACGACCCGGTCGCCAGGCTGCGGATCACAGCCAAAGTCAGCAGCGAGGATACGCAAGTGCAGCTCCGAAGAGGAGACCTTCGTGCCCACAAGAATCACCCAGGTATCGACTACGACGCCGCGGGTTAGGCCATTGAGGGAGAGACTGTAGTGACCAAGGAGGTCGTCCACGATGACGTTGTCATTCCACAGTTCGAACAATACCTGCGTCGAGTCGTAGTCTGCGACCTGAAACTTGAAGAGCTCATTCCACACGGGGTAAAGGGTGTTCTCAGCGACCCGAGTCTTGTATCTGATTTGAGACTTCTTCTTGTCGCCCACCTTAATCTTCACGTACGGGTCGGGTTTGCCAACCTTCTGCAGGTTGGCCACATTGCGGGCCCCGCAGACGCGAATCTCAAGACGGCCCATCACCAACGAAACGATAAAAacaaaggggagaaggagggaaagagaccAGACGTGCACGGCCGAAAAGGCTCGAACTGAGAGCGTGCGGCGTTGCTGCGTGAGAAAATGATGGCACCTCACACCTTCTATGAATGACGAGCGTGCTTCTGGTGGGAGTGGAGCGGCGTGACACAGCAAGAAGAATAAAGCAACACAAAGACGAAAGAGAGCAGACCAGTGCGGAGTGCGTGAATGAGCATGACAAGACGCTGAGTATGTCATGGGTCTGTAGCCGGCGATACTTGGGATGTTTTGACGCTTTTCATCGATGGTCGTACGCCAGTGAGGCGCTGTGCACTGGTCCGCTTCGAGCACCCATGAATCACTCGACATCGGTGGAAAAGTGTGCATTACACCGCCACTTTACGCAACGCCTACCGTCAGCAGCTAAAAGACCGGCATCGCTAAACAGGCAATATGGCCTGGGCGCTTGCGAGGGACGTGTTCAGACTGTCCTGACAAACATTGACACGCACTGTGCCTACAGAACGCCTGCACTCGTGACTAGCCGGAATAAAGCAGCAGAAAGCGACTGCGCTGAGAAGGTAGGCGAAAACGAGCGCAATAGAGAAGGGCGGGGggaaacgaaagagaggcacatACCGTGAGGAGACAGCACAGCACGACGTGTGCGAGAGGTGCGCTCCCCTCGAAAAAACACAAATGGAAAAAGAAATCGCCACAGTAAAAACGCGAAAGGAGTTGACTGGTATGACAATAAGTCTGttgcatgcacacacacacacacacacaggaggTCGGAAGTGCGCAGACCACAGAGACACGCTTCTCTGGGTGTCTTCGACGAGAAGCGTGGCGACAAGTCTATACACATACGTTtcttcgccgccttcgcACTAGGCGAatgtaaaaaaaaaaattagaAAGGCGAGTTGAACacgagagtgagagagagagggaaaactCAACGAGCATAATCCCACAACGGGCGAGGGGGGTTGAGCGCGCTCTAGAGGAAATGGTGTACGGGAAGGAAAACACATGAGTGGCGGAGTCCGTGTCGGCTGCCCATTCCCTCACTCACGTCGGCGCGAAAGAGTACCGAGAGAACAGGTCGAGAGGCGAGGCGGGAGGTGGCAAAGCGGAGAAGATGCCACGTGACACAATTCGCCAACGGCAAACCAACCAGAAAGGCCTCATGCCAGAGCGCACACCTTTACACACGGCCACCCCTTCAAtggcccctctcctccaaaACTTCCTTCACCGGTCAAACAGCCCGTAACGGACCAGTCGGGCCATCCACCGCGCATCACATGCGGTCTGGATAGGGAGGGGGAATGAAAGCGCACACTCATAATAATATGGCGACACCGCGGAGCTCCAAGACGTCAGGCGCACAaagcgcccccctccccctttcttcgCTGATGAATGCAGGCAGAGGCGTGTTTGAACGGACACCAAAGACGcctctgcctgcctgcctggCGGCTACGGGTGCGTTGCACACGGGCGAAGCGATGCACGACGAATTACAGAGACGAGAAAACAACGACGAAAGAAAATTGACGAGGTTTGCAAGTGAAGCTGCAAAGAGGTTAGGTGGGGGGAGAAACACCGGTACTAGGCTGAGCAGCGGAAACTACAAGAGACAAGCGCATAGTGCAAAGCGACGCGCCATGGAATGCAGAGGTGTCGAAGCAGCCGACCGAAGTTCTCAGTTACTACGGGTCCCATGTGCGCCTTCAGACTGTTTTGCGTTTTGCTTCCGTCAGCGATGCACGTTCGTCACCAACGACAGTCTTTAGAGTCGACGCCTGGCGATGTATTACTGTTTCCGGGAGTACAGAGGTGACGGCATCCTGCATGACCGCAGGGTCAGGCGCAGTCGGAGAAGCACTTTGTCCGGGCTGATGCTGCGTGTACCCGTTGAGATACAACAGGTGCTAGGATGAGTCCACGCCCAACTGCAGTGACCATGAATCGTACCCTACAGAGCCTTACCGTTGAAGCTGCTGCTACAGCGGTGGGGAACACATGCCATTCTTATAAGGATACTCCGCTTGCATTGCCGAGAACAGAGGAATGCCTGTCGCTCCGCATGATGGAGTTTAGTGCAAAGAAGCGGCGCCTCACGCTCCATGAGAATGGGGCCGGTCGGGCTAGAAACTCCCCTAGGGCACTCGCCCGACTCCGTAGTGTCCTCGGAGGCATTCTTATGAGTTGCCGCAAGGCGCTGTGCCAGTTAGAGACTCGAATGCGGACGTGTAACTCTCAGTTACCGACACTTGTCGTGATGAGCGGCAAGTGCATCTCTGTGATGATGCCTTTTTGTGTGCCCCACCCACCAATGGCGGTGCTTTTCCGCGCGCCTGACTCCACCTCCTTAGACAGCGCAATGGAACCCAGACCGCAGCGACTCTCCGTATTGCCTGTGTAAACGTCGCTGGCAGAGCTCCACAAACTGGTACGAGAACATCACGGCGCGGTGAGTGCACAACGACTTCGGTGATGGACTGTTCCTCAGCCATTTGATTGGCACGTAAAGGTGCCCGGTAGTCGCTAGCTTTGCATTGCCCAGGAAGCGCCCGTCGCACACGCAAGATCGTGAGGCGACGTTGCTGCGAAATATTCCTTTCGCCTTCTTTGTCTTGCATACCCCTACGGATGGCATTGGAGTTGCACGCTCAGGGCTGTGTGAATGCATAAGgtaggaggagagaggggaaaggggggatgaaagagagagaggggtaaAGCaaagcagaggagagaaactGTGTGCCAGCACGGACACCAAGAATTAAAACGAGAGCACACCAGAGGCCCACAGGTGAGTCCGTGGTGGGCATTCTGAGTAGCCACCTCATGTGTCTCTCTAGCGTATGGATGGGAAGGATTACGTGTCTGGGCGCATTCATGTAGATGAGGTACCATAGGGGGTAGCACGGAAAGTTAAGGCGACACGATTGCTCATTTGCTATTGGGGAGGCAAGGAGGCGTTGACGACGCACCACTACGTACCCAAGCACTAACAGGTACGTATGTGCAGAGTGTAAAGAAAACCCCATTCGCAAGCAACAAGATATGAAGTAGTCTCCCTCCCCGGGACTCAACGAAGCTaagagaaaagaagcaaaaagCGTGCCGCACTGATCGAAAAGTGAGTCGGTACTGCAGTGGAgacaccctcctcctcctgcacctcctcccctgcccccccccccccactcccatAAGCGTGCGACCAGATATGTTCATCTGTagagcggggagggggagggagggggtaaagAGGCGCACTGCACAGgggaaaacgaagaaaaCTAAAAAGCAACAGCAAAGTGTAAGTGGGCCTCAGCGACAGCAAGAGAGGACGAGACCAGTGTGGAATAATGGCACAGCTTCAGACAGGATGCAATGAAGAGACGGAGAAACCATAAGAGATCATAGGCAAGTCGGAAAGCAAATACAGCGAGAGCGCACACACGGAGGCGCGCACTTCATGACGCgcaagagggaaaagaaaagagagagcactCAGCAATGAAAAAaaacacgtgtgcgtgtgcgtatggcGGGGCGAATAGGCGAGGGTGGCCTCATCACGTGGCCAAATGCACAAAACGTCGATCTCACTTCGAATtcttccacacacacacacacgcaccatgGAGAGCGATCGGCATGAAGATACTCAGTGAAGGCTCAAACGAGCAGGAAGAGAAAATGTACAAGCAGCACAGTGCCGTTCGGCAGATAAAGGGTAACGCTCACGGAAACTTCAGACTCCTCCCAGGGCATTAAAGCACCAGCTGAGTATGCAGGTGTAGGGGGGAGTAGATCGAGAGGTGTCAACGTAACGTGAGAAATGAGTAGGAagcgaaaggaaaagagagggagaaaacgCGAGCGCAACTAAGCACATGACCAACTGCCGCGgcattctttttttttctttttgagGTGTTGCGCCGGCTGCGCGTCTCGGACGAGAAAACaacaggaaagagaagacgggTAAACACATCTGCGGTGAAGGTAAAGCAGCAGCTACCACTGGAAAGtactgcgctgccgcagtaAAGCTCcgggtgcctctctcttttccttttttttttattcgTCCTTCACTGGTGGTAAAGCTATAACCCAACGCTCACACGATCCAACACAAACGCACTCGGTCTCTGCACGCACAAAACAAGACAAAGGCGCAGCGAATGAGAGGCACAGTGCATCGATCTGTGCGGCCGTGTCGACCACTAAGATCCCCCCTCGCCcaacagaaaaagaaagagcgagcgagatACAAAGCAGCAAGGAAAGAGCATTCACTTAAAAGATATGTACGGCTGCTTTGAAAATCCACAGCAACTTGAAGAGTTGAACGAAGCTAtacagcaccgccaccgtgaGAAACATGCTGAACACGAGCATCGGCATCGTGGTCAGTCCTATTTGGCTCCTAATAATCGAGTAGCATCCCGTTACTGAGGTGCTCACGTCAGGGCATATGCTGCAAAGATCTCGATTAAACATGGCCTGGGAGTCGTTGCAACCCACAAGAAAACCCGAACACCCGTGCCGCTGGTAGAAGATGCAGAGATCGCCCGGTTGGTTTCTCACCATGTGAAAGAAAATCATGTTTCTGTccagcagcctcagcagcaccacaaaCGCCATGATGCAGCAGGCGAAGGCGCCAAGGAAGCATGCGCTATGCGCACCCATGTACCACATGCCCTCCCGCACCGGCAAGTGCATCATGGTGGAATGAACAATGCACATGACGCCGGCGATGCACCACACAACGATTGCTGCCACAAGCTCCCCCGTGAACTGAAAAATGAAGGATGAGACAAGCGCGTCACGCACGTTACTCCTCGCTGAGCTGAAGAAAACAATTAAGCCGACGTCGAACAAGAGGATGAACATCCCAGCAAGAAATAATTTCTGCGGAATCTTAGTGAGGTAGAGAATGCCCGTTTTCGAAAAGAAACCGGCAGGCGCGCGATACTCCTGCACCTCCCGCACCCGCTGCTGCATGCGGAGCCGCctccgcttcttctccttctcaaTCGCGCAGTCGGCCTTGAGGAGAGTGGGAAGCTCCTCGAGCGCCACACGATTCACCAGCTCACGGTCCACATCCGGCCACGCGCATCGGACAGAGAGGAATGCGTAGAGCAGCACCTGGCGCGGGTTGT from Leishmania braziliensis MHOM/BR/75/M2904 complete genome, chromosome 31 includes these protein-coding regions:
- a CDS encoding putative c2 domain protein; this translates as MGRLEVRVCGARNIGHTQRTGVPDPYVKVVMGDRKKTQVKYKTKVAHNSLNPAWNEVVKFQIADYDSAQVVFELWNDNVIVDDLMGVYRLSVNGLTRRVVKDMWVILTGTHLSSAELHLQVLAVDFGADPQPSSTMVHSIEEYIGAAATNPEMVATETKTTASAGDFDSVEKTMCGEPAMGIPLQAQVAPSPQPLLQAVYLPPQPPPQVMYYQQIPPQGGYYGAAPQQPYYIYGQPPM
- a CDS encoding putative c2 domain protein yields the protein MGRLEIRVCGARNVANLQKVGKPDPYVKIKVGDKKKSQIRYKTRVAENTLYPVWNELFKFQVADYDSTQVLFELWNDNVIVDDLLGHYSLSLNGLTRGVVVDTWVILVGTKVSSSELHLRILAADFGCDPQPGDRVVRSLEEDNITTPMSQIYRPPKNFSPQPQGVGLQSYPVAPLRPPQPLVYGAPVAPMPHGQCTYFATPPQPQGYSYGAAPAPPNYGYGAPSPPQPMYGAPLPPQQLPYPGGPSPPQIYGSPPPPPRPAQMAYGIPPDM